One stretch of Anaerolineales bacterium DNA includes these proteins:
- a CDS encoding penicillin-binding protein has translation MMIKDNLTSLQHDERFQAIIELASAEQKRLPIPGAVLGVLFDGLESIAPFGVTSLEHPLPVSEDTLFQIGSITKTFLGTAVMQLVEMGKLALDAPVRTYLPSLKLADESVAAHVTMRHLLTHTGGWVGDYFNDFGPGEDALAKMVDKMAELPQLTPLGEVWSYNNSGFYLAGRVIEAVTGTNFEAAIKELVLEPLGMHMSFFFTDDVITHRVAIGHEVLDRQAKVARPWAIGRAAHPAGGVICTIRDLFRFARFHMGDGLTPDGKRLLSRDLLEQMQTPLFPSTGISSIGLSWSITMLDSTKMISHGGGTNGQSSYLRIIPSRKFAVAIFTNSDEGNLLCDEIANLSMKAYTGLTLPEALPMDIPAEKLQPLVARYDSASGICDIYVNEGVLMLQYIPKGGFPTPESPAPQAPPPVRMGMYAEDRVISLDEPMKNARGEFLRNPDGNITWLRFGGRLHERVN, from the coding sequence ATGATGATCAAAGATAACCTAACTAGTTTGCAGCACGATGAGAGATTTCAGGCCATCATCGAATTGGCCAGTGCCGAGCAGAAGCGCTTACCAATCCCAGGTGCAGTGCTGGGTGTGCTGTTCGATGGATTGGAATCCATCGCCCCATTTGGAGTGACCAGCCTTGAACACCCCTTGCCGGTTTCAGAAGATACCCTCTTCCAGATCGGTTCGATCACCAAGACCTTCCTGGGCACTGCGGTCATGCAGCTGGTGGAGATGGGCAAGCTCGCCTTGGATGCGCCAGTGCGCACTTACTTACCATCCCTGAAACTGGCCGATGAGAGCGTTGCTGCCCACGTCACGATGCGCCACCTGCTAACACATACGGGTGGCTGGGTGGGAGATTATTTCAACGATTTTGGGCCAGGTGAGGATGCCCTGGCGAAAATGGTAGACAAAATGGCCGAGCTCCCCCAACTCACACCGCTTGGTGAAGTCTGGTCATATAACAACTCGGGGTTTTACCTGGCCGGGAGGGTGATCGAGGCAGTGACGGGCACTAACTTTGAAGCTGCAATAAAGGAACTGGTTCTTGAACCACTGGGTATGCACATGTCTTTTTTCTTCACCGATGATGTCATCACGCACCGTGTGGCGATCGGGCATGAAGTACTGGACCGCCAGGCAAAGGTTGCCCGGCCGTGGGCGATCGGCCGCGCCGCCCACCCGGCAGGAGGGGTCATCTGCACAATCCGAGACCTGTTCCGCTTCGCCCGTTTTCACATGGGGGATGGGCTCACTCCTGATGGAAAGCGCTTGCTTTCAAGGGATTTGCTTGAGCAGATGCAGACCCCCCTGTTTCCTTCAACGGGGATCAGCAGCATCGGGTTGAGCTGGAGCATCACCATGCTGGATAGCACGAAAATGATCAGCCACGGCGGCGGCACGAATGGTCAGTCTTCATATCTCAGGATCATACCGTCGCGGAAATTTGCCGTGGCTATCTTCACCAATAGCGACGAAGGCAACCTGCTGTGTGACGAGATCGCCAATCTTTCCATGAAAGCCTATACAGGATTAACCCTACCAGAAGCGCTCCCCATGGATATCCCGGCTGAAAAACTCCAACCATTGGTTGCCAGGTACGATTCTGCCTCAGGCATATGTGATATCTATGTCAACGAAGGCGTGCTGATGCTGCAGTATATCCCGAAAGGTGGCTTCCCCACGCCTGAGTCACCCGCCCCGCAAGCCCCACCTCCCGTGCGGATGGGTATGTATGCCGAAGACCGGGTGATCAGCCTGGATGAACCCATGAAAAACGCGCGCGGAGAGTTTTTAAGGAACCCTGACGGGAATATTACCTGGCTACGCTTTGGGGGAAGGCTCCATGAAAGGGTAAACTGA
- a CDS encoding magnesium chelatase yields MLARIFSCAVIGLEGVVVEVEVDTGLGLPGMTIVGLPDTAVQESRERVQAAVKNAGIEFPRKRIIVNLAPASVRKEGPAYDLPIALGVLVMAGRLPQAACEDALVVGELSLDGSVRHSRGILPMSVVARQQGFKRIFVPQSDAAEAALIPNLEVIPVTSLAELYGHLSGLQPIPAQQPITPEQLPVLVQTDFQEIKGQEHVKRAFEVAAAGSHNLLMTGPPGSGKTLLARAMPSILPHLTVDEALDVTRIYSVADQLPPDVPLIQNRPFRAPHHTISHAGLVGGGNWPHPGEISLAHRGVLFLDELPEFGPRVLEVLRQPIEDKTVTISRAQGSLTFPANFQLIGAMNPCPCGYFGDPVKACTCSPGIVTKYHKRISGPLLDRIDIHIEVPRVEYDKLSDQRLGEPSATIQKRVEAARQIQRERFLVGAKHSSNEPENVNKYSPANASPLQSIQCNADMRPAEVRQFCDLDDTSRTLMRSAMSQLQLSARAYHRILKLARTIADLGGSERIQPAHLAEALQYRPKGMDAN; encoded by the coding sequence ATGCTCGCAAGAATCTTTTCCTGTGCTGTGATTGGTTTGGAAGGTGTTGTGGTTGAGGTGGAGGTTGACACCGGCCTCGGCCTGCCAGGGATGACCATCGTTGGATTGCCCGACACGGCTGTGCAGGAAAGCCGCGAGCGCGTCCAGGCTGCCGTCAAAAACGCCGGGATTGAGTTCCCCCGCAAGCGCATCATCGTCAATCTTGCACCTGCTTCAGTGCGCAAGGAAGGCCCGGCCTATGACCTGCCGATCGCGTTGGGTGTTTTAGTGATGGCGGGACGGCTTCCCCAGGCTGCCTGCGAGGACGCCCTGGTGGTGGGGGAGTTGTCTCTGGATGGCAGCGTGCGGCACTCGCGTGGCATTCTACCCATGTCCGTGGTCGCCCGCCAGCAAGGTTTCAAGCGCATCTTCGTCCCGCAGAGCGACGCAGCCGAAGCAGCCTTGATCCCCAACCTGGAGGTTATCCCGGTGACCAGCCTGGCGGAGCTGTACGGTCACCTCTCTGGCCTGCAGCCCATCCCAGCCCAGCAGCCCATCACGCCCGAGCAGCTGCCGGTGCTGGTTCAGACCGACTTTCAGGAGATCAAGGGCCAGGAACACGTCAAACGTGCCTTCGAGGTTGCCGCGGCTGGGAGTCATAATCTCCTGATGACAGGCCCACCGGGATCGGGCAAGACCCTGCTGGCACGTGCTATGCCAAGTATCCTGCCGCACCTCACTGTTGATGAAGCCCTGGACGTCACCCGCATTTATTCAGTAGCAGACCAGCTCCCCCCAGATGTGCCCCTAATCCAAAACCGCCCATTCCGCGCCCCGCACCATACCATCAGTCATGCCGGGCTGGTGGGTGGAGGAAATTGGCCTCATCCAGGTGAGATATCCCTGGCTCACCGTGGGGTACTCTTCCTGGACGAGCTGCCTGAATTCGGCCCGCGCGTCTTGGAAGTGCTACGCCAGCCAATCGAAGATAAGACTGTCACCATCAGTCGGGCGCAGGGCTCGCTTACCTTTCCTGCCAACTTCCAGCTGATTGGAGCCATGAATCCATGCCCCTGTGGCTACTTCGGTGACCCGGTCAAGGCTTGTACCTGCTCGCCAGGCATCGTCACTAAATACCATAAACGTATCTCTGGCCCGCTGCTCGACCGCATCGATATCCACATCGAAGTGCCCAGGGTGGAATACGACAAGCTGAGCGACCAACGCCTGGGCGAGCCTTCTGCAACCATCCAGAAACGGGTTGAAGCGGCCAGGCAGATCCAGCGCGAACGCTTCCTTGTTGGGGCGAAGCATTCGTCAAACGAACCGGAAAATGTAAATAAATATTCACCGGCAAATGCTTCGCCCTTACAAAGTATCCAGTGTAATGCCGACATGCGCCCGGCGGAGGTGCGCCAATTCTGTGATCTGGATGATACCAGCCGCACCCTGATGCGCTCAGCCATGAGCCAGCTGCAGCTCTCGGCACGTGCTTACCACCGCATCCTCAAGCTGGCACGGACGATAGCAGATCTTGGAGGAAGCGAAAGGATACAGCCCGCTCACCTGGCCGAAGCACTGCAGTATAGACCGAAGGGGATGGATGCGAATTAA